Proteins encoded by one window of Haematobia irritans isolate KBUSLIRL chromosome 2, ASM5000362v1, whole genome shotgun sequence:
- the LOC142226835 gene encoding lipase 3-like, translated as MIFARNLISHRSLLFTLLIGIASLCSSGSWATADDSSSSSWSFSLGNINLFDIPKFPGVVFDAGSAKIQRHVKDSMKSLRNDVSIDPDIIEDSMLKTPELVKKYGYPSETHHVVTDDGYILELHRIANHGAMPVLLTHGLLDSSATWVMMGPNKGLAYLLYERGYDVWMTNVRGNTYSRNHTKYTTKHAVFWDFTFHEMGKYDLPASINYVLDMTSSKQLHYIGHSQGTMTYFIMCSERPEMCDKVILMQALAPVAFLKHCKSPVVEALAFFQEPLALLLKMIGAHEFLPNNEFITLLNQIVCDDDSFTEEICTNVMFLAAGFDKQQMNETMLPVILGHAPAGAATKQMQHYGQLKHSGHFRQYDYGWIRNHWRYGTINPPEYNLENVHSKVALHYSLNDWLSTPQDVDKLRRKLPNVVGKFQVVNPKFNHLDFVWGMDAQEVLYNKVMALMEMTERGDFNDM; from the exons ATGATATTTGCGCGAAATTTAATATCCCATAGGAGTTTATTGTTTACCCTACTCATAGGCATAGCAAGCCTTTGTAGTTCAGGGTCATGGGCAACCGCAGAcgactcatcatcatcatcatggtcattttctttgggaaatataaatttatttgatataCCGAAATTTCCAGGTGTTGTATTCGATGCCGGTTCCGCGAAAATTCAACGTCATGTAAAAGATTCAATGAAATCGTTAAGAAATGATGTTTCAATTGATCCAGATATTATTGAAGATTCTATGTTGAAAACG CCGGAATTAGTGAAGAAATATGGTTATCCTTCGGAAACCCATCATGTCGTTACTGATGATGGTTATATTTTGGAATTACATCGTATTGCAAATCATGGTGCTATGCCAGTACTATTGACCCATGGCCTTTTGGATTCTTCAGCCACTTGGGTAATGATGGGCCCCAACAAAGGATTAG CTTATCTTCTATACGAAAGGGGCTATGATGTATGGATGACCAATGTGCGTGGCAACACATACTCCAGGAATCATACCAAATATACCACGAAACATGCTGTCTTTTGGGATTTTACATTTCATGAAATGGGGAAATATGATTTGCCAGCCAGTATCAATTACGTGCTGGATATGACCTCGTCAAAGCAGTTGCATTATATAGGCCACTCACAGGGTACCATGACCTATTTCATTATGTGCAGTGAGAGACCAGAGATGTGTGATAAGGTCATACTAATGCAAGCCTTGGCTCCAGTGGCATTTCTTAAGCATTGCAAAAGTCCTGTAGTAGAAGCTTTGGCTTTCTTCCAAGAACCTTTGGCG CTTCTGTTGAAGATGATTGGTGCCcatgaatttttacccaatAATGAATTCATTACCCTGCTcaatcaaattgtttgcgatgaTGACTCATTCACCGAAGAAATCTGTACAAATGTTATGTTCCTGGCTGCGGGTTTCGATAAGCAACAAATGAATGAGACCATGTTACCGGTTATCCTGGGTCATGCTCCCGCCGGAGCTGCCACCAAACAAATGCAACACTATGGCCAATTGAAACACAGTGGCCATTTCCGTCAATACGATTATGGTTGGATACGTAATCATTGGCGTTATGGTACCATAAATCCTCCAGAGTATAATTTGGAAAATGTCCATAGCAAAGTGGCCCTTCATTATTCACTCAATGATTGGTTGTCCACGCCACAGGATGTGGATAAATTGCGTCGTAAATTACCAAATGTTGTGGGTAAATTTCAGGTTGTTAATCCGAAATTTAATCATTTGGATTTCGTATGGGGCATGGATGCCCAAGAGGTGTTGTACAATAAAGTTATGGCTCTTATGGAAATGACCGAGAGAGGTGATTTTAATGATATGTAG